One Malaclemys terrapin pileata isolate rMalTer1 chromosome 9, rMalTer1.hap1, whole genome shotgun sequence DNA window includes the following coding sequences:
- the SOWAHD gene encoding ankyrin repeat domain-containing protein SOWAHD isoform X2: protein MPLGEPQEQILGMVKAAGDIMARLQKEESLEVPKGTKPHVLPEASQSQAEALIDSRAPNPKVQALSSSSAAAAVGNVNLRQSQKRDLIRSMGRVSRGSGNWDVSSDTARLSIGRGSARRRGLKEVLLQSSGGEGAMWLATAQKIASSSSPAVGTQQELEQRLEQSPEDLSLALDPLEHEWMLTVAQGDPESIVRLVDMDPTLLNRRDFVTGFTALHWLAKHGCHEALIEVITCAEKKGYCADVNIPTASGGLTPLHLAALQGHEMVIKVLVGAYGANTSLRDHSGHKAWQYLRADASRELKELSGALEEDLAQLGVWNTNNNCMSSRKAGGSGAERRTQVFTRLPSFRSMFRQALSFFQDL from the coding sequence ATGCCTCTGGGGGAGCCACAGGAGCAGATCTTGGGGATGGTGAAGGCTGCAGGAGACATCATGGCTAGGCTGCAGAAGGAAGAGAGTCTGGAGGTACCAAAGGGCACTAAGCCACATGTGTTGCCAGAAGCCTCCCAGTCTCAAGCAGAGGCACTTATTGACAGCCGGGCGCCCAACCCCAAAGTCCAGGCATTATCATcatcctcagcagcagcagcagtggggaacGTGAATCTCCGCCAGTCACAGAAGAGGGACCTGATCAGGAGCATGGGCAGGGTTAGTAGAGGTTCAGGTAACTGGGATGTGAGCTCTGACACAGCCAGGCTCTCCATAGGCCGGGGCAGCGCACGGCGGAGAGGTCTGAAGGAGGTTCTGCTGCAGAGCAGTGGAGGCGAGGGAGCTATGTGGCTTGCAACTGCTCAGAAgatagccagcagcagcagccctgctgttGGGACGCAACAAGAGCTGGAGCAGAGGTTGGAACAGAGCCCTGAGGACTTGTCCTTAGCCCTAGACCCCCTCGAGCATGAGTGGATGCTGACTGTGGCCCAGGGGGACCCTGAGAGCATTGTGAGGTTGGTAGACATGGATCCCACCCTGCTGAACAGGAGAGATTTTGTGACAGGGTTCACTGCCCTCCACTGGCTGGCCAAGCATGGCTGCCATGAGGCCCTGATCGAGGTGATCACCTGTGCAGAGAAGAAGGGCTACTGTGCAGATGTCAACATCCCCACAGCCAGCGGTGGGCTGACACCCCTGCATCTGGCTGCCCTGCAGGGACACGAGATGGTCATTAAGGTGTTGGTGGGAGCCTACGGTGCCAACACAAGCCTGCGGGACCACAGTGGCCACAAAGCCTGGCAGTACCTGAGAGCAGATGCCTCCAGGGAGCTGAAGGAGCTGTCAGGGGCTTTAGAGGAAGACCTGGCCCAGCTTGGTGTGTGGAACACCAACAACAACTGCATGTCGTCCAGAAAGGCTGGTGGCTCTGGTGCTGAACGGAGGACCCAGGTGTTCACCAGACTGCCATCCTTCAGGAGCATGTTCAGACAGGCACTTTCATTCTTCCAAGACCTTTAA
- the RPL39 gene encoding 60S ribosomal protein L39, with the protein MSSHKTFKIKRFLAKKQKQNRPIPQWIRMKTGNKIRYNSKRRHWRRTKLGL; encoded by the exons ATG TCGTCCCACAAGACATTCAAGATCAAGCGATTCCTTGCCAAGAAGCAAAAACAGAACCGGCCCATCCCACAGTGGATTCGCATGAAAACTGGCAATAAGATCAG GTACAACTCCAAAAGGAGACATTGGAGAAGGACCAAGCTGGGCTTGTAA